The following coding sequences are from one Gemmatimonadota bacterium window:
- a CDS encoding transposase, translated as MDRYIGLDVHASSCTLAVIGPSGKRLSTQVVETNAATLIEVLRGIPKRRHLCMEEGTLSEWLHEVLEPHVDELVVTGVGKKSRGPKSDKQDALGLAEQLRIGAIKTRVYKGRGEFGRLGNLAKAYGFVVGDTVRVKNRLRSVLRSRGVAYGAGQSVYAKRERAHWLGELPAATRTLAELLYEEHDALVALREKAEKTMLAEARKHRQWHVLKTCPGLGPIRIAELLPVIVTPYRFRSRSGFWAYCGLGIVMRTSSDWMRNPSGQWVKTPVQQTRGLNRNFNRTLKRVFKGAATTVIGRAEDGPLYRHYQSLLDGGTKPNLAKLTIARQIASITLALWRTGERYDATRLEATQ; from the coding sequence ATGGACAGGTATATCGGACTGGACGTACACGCGTCAAGCTGCACGCTGGCGGTCATCGGACCGAGTGGCAAACGACTGAGCACGCAAGTGGTGGAGACGAATGCTGCGACGTTGATCGAGGTTCTGCGCGGGATCCCGAAGCGTCGCCACCTGTGCATGGAAGAAGGGACGCTGTCGGAGTGGTTACACGAAGTGCTGGAGCCACACGTCGACGAGCTGGTCGTGACGGGAGTCGGCAAGAAGAGCCGGGGCCCGAAGAGCGACAAGCAAGACGCGTTAGGGCTAGCCGAGCAGCTCAGGATCGGCGCGATCAAGACGCGGGTCTACAAGGGGCGCGGCGAGTTCGGGCGGTTGGGCAATCTGGCGAAGGCCTACGGCTTCGTGGTGGGCGACACAGTGCGGGTGAAGAACCGTCTGAGGAGCGTGCTGCGCTCGAGGGGTGTGGCGTACGGAGCGGGCCAGTCGGTGTACGCGAAGCGCGAGCGGGCACATTGGCTGGGCGAGTTACCGGCGGCGACGAGAACACTGGCCGAGCTGCTGTACGAAGAGCACGACGCGCTTGTGGCTCTGCGCGAGAAGGCGGAGAAGACGATGCTGGCCGAGGCAAGGAAGCATCGGCAGTGGCATGTGCTGAAGACGTGTCCGGGACTGGGCCCGATTCGGATCGCGGAGCTCCTGCCGGTTATAGTGACACCGTACCGGTTCAGAAGCCGGAGCGGATTCTGGGCGTACTGCGGGCTGGGCATTGTGATGCGGACCTCGTCGGACTGGATGCGGAACCCGAGCGGGCAGTGGGTGAAGACACCGGTGCAGCAGACCCGGGGCCTAAACCGGAACTTCAACCGCACGCTGAAGCGAGTGTTCAAGGGCGCGGCGACGACGGTGATCGGTCGGGCCGAAGACGGACCCCTGTACCGACACTATCAGAGTCTGCTGGACGGCGGCACGAAGCCGAACCTGGCGAAGCTGACGATCGCGCGTCAGATCGCCTCGATCACGCTGGCGCTATGGCGCACAGGCGAGAGGTACGACGCAACGAGACTGGAAGCTACGCAGTAG